Sequence from the Nerophis ophidion isolate RoL-2023_Sa linkage group LG10, RoL_Noph_v1.0, whole genome shotgun sequence genome:
TCAAGTCATTGTTGGTCTGTTTCCATGGCTACCAAAACAGTGGGCCAGATCCCCCTGCTGGCCTCTATTTGAATTGCAAAATAATCcagatagaccagtggttcttaaactgggttcgatcgaaccctagggcagtggttctcaaccttttttcagtgatgtaccccctgtgaacatttttttagttcaagtaccccctaatccagtggttctcaaatgggggtacgtgtacccctggggttacttgaaggtatgccaaagggtatgtgagatttttttaaaacattctaaaagtagcaacaattcaaaaatcctttgtaaatatatttattgaataatacttcaacaaaatatgaatgtaagttcataaactgtgaaaagaaatacaacaatgcaatattcagtgttaacagctagattttttgtggacctgtttcataaatattgatgtcaaagattttttttttgtgaagaaatgtttagaatgaagttgatgaatccagatggatctctattacaatccccaaagaaggcactttaagttgatgattacttctatgtgtagaaatctttatttatgattgaatcacctgtttatttttcaacaagtttttagttttttattcttttttttccccaaatagttcaagaaagaccactacaaatgagaaatattttgcactgttatacaattgaataaatcagaaactgatgacgtagtgctgtattttggggCGGTAGAGCTCGGTTgttaaagtggccgtgccagcaacttgagcgttgcaggttcgatacccgctagcaccatcctagtcactgccgttgtgtccttgggcaagacacttaacccacctgctcccagtgccacccacactggtttaaatgtaacttagatatttggtttcacaatgtaaagcactttgagtcacttgagaaaagtgctgtatatttataattcacttcacttcacctactgtaatggagtgtggaccgagatggatccctactctatattcttttattcaacccagtgttttttaaatatgtataccgtatttccttgaattaccgccgggcatatagtttgtgcctgccttgaattactgccggatcaaactctcttcgcaaaataattagcgcatgcttagtattactgccgggtcaaactcctgacgtcacgagtgacactcaccctgtcatcattttcaaaatggaggaggctgatttcaataccaataatttgaaatctcataaaaggaagaagatgaacaactattcagtaggattatgagatgcgatgcaagtgtaagccactgtgacactattgtttttttttatttttgtaaatgtctaatgataaggtcaatgagggatttttaatcactgctatgctgaaattataattaatattgatactgttgaaaatattcattttttcactacttttggttcgtTCTGTGTCgagtttgtgtctcctcaattgctctttttattgcagttctcagtgttgctgggtcaggtttggttttggaattggattgcattgttatggtattgctgtgtatttttttgctggattgattaaaaaataaataaatgaaaaacgattttttaaaaatgagaatcgattctacaacgtgagaatcgcgattcaaattcgaatagattttttcccacacccctagcagttacatttgtttttttctgcATTCACATACAATTTGTACCGAAATTTGCATTTTCTAGGTTTTTTTCCATATAGTAGAACTGGTTTTGAAGGTGTAAACTACCAAAATGTCCCCGCATCATTTGATTTGTCTGTCtctggccctcagtggaaaaagtttgggcgGTCCTGGCATAAACAATCCGATGATGTCTTGTTCCCAGTGAGCCAGCAGACGCATGTCGCGGATCAGGACCACCCTGGACAACGTCACCAAAGCAGTAGGAAGCAAAGACCTCATTTCCAAGTTCTCCCGACACAGGCCAGTTGCTGTTGACGGCACCCATGCAGAAAAAGTTATGTCCAAAACCCACAAGGACCCGAATGTATTGCCACCACCTGAAGCTGCCGTGGAAGAAAAACACACAGCAGAAGGCCAGGTTGAAGAGAAGCCTTTTGTCGCCGCGAAAAAGTCAACCTCAGCCTCTGAGACATCAAAGCAAACAATGCAGCTGTTCCACCCCTCTGGGCTTTCAACAAGCATGGATGAGACCTACAAGACGTTGGCCCAGCACATTAACATTTACTTTGGCATGGGGGAAGACGGTGACAGCAGGCCCCAGAAGCACAGTGATCCCAAACCTCAAAAACCTGCAGACCGCATTCCAGTTTTATCTCCAGCGGCAGCACCCAAAAGCACTGAAGCGCCTCCTCCAGCAGAAAGCACAGCTCCACCCGTCCCAAGTTCCACTAAAAAAGGATTCTCCCACTATCTCTCTTACCCTCGCCCGAGCGTTCAGGCTTTCGTGGGTAACTACATCGCTCCGCTGGTGCCCAAATTCCGAGGCGATTCCAAAAGCGTCGAGAAAAAACAGCTACCGACAGCCAGTGTGGAGGAAGTGAAGACAGAGAGGGAAGAAGAGAAGGCAGATGAAGTCAAGCAGCAGCAGCTTTTGGCTCAAAGAGAGAAGGTATGTCAGCTCCAATGAAGAACAAGTGCACCTATCTGTTGTGATTATTAACACCAGCTTGTCTGTGCAGATAATAGCCAGGGCCAGTGTGGACAACAGAACCAGAGGCCTCGTGAAAGGCCTGCAGAGAGTTGCTGAAATCGGGCTCCTCACCAGTCGTGTGGAGGAGCTCAGCTTTCATCTGCTGGAGTTCCCTGAAACACGAGGCGTGGCCATCAAGGTGAGAAGTAGAgaggtccgataatatcggactgacaaTGTTATTGgccgatgaatgctttaaaatgtaacatgggaaattatcgatatctgtttcaaaaagtaaaatttttgactttttaaaacgccgctgtacggagtggtacacggacgttgcgagaagtacagagcgccaataaggcttaaaggcactacctttgcgtgccggcccaatcacataatatctacggcttttcacacacacaagtgaatgcaaggcatacttggtcaacagccatacaggtcacactgagtgagggtgaccgtataaacaactttaacactgttacaacagtggttcttaacctgggttcgatcgaaccctaggggtttggtgagtcagCCTCGGtttcggcggagcctctgccaCGGAGGCTAAGACAGGTCAGacttattgtgtaaataaaaacttcttcctATCGCCGtactatggatacccccaaacaatgttccctctttttgattgatcgattgaaatttttactagtagattgcaaaggaagagaatacattatatgaaacggtacagttccgtacaattgaccactaaatggtaacacctgaataagtttttcaacttgtttaagtcggggcccacgttaatcaattcatggtaaggtgtgtaatttgttgtgagttcatgcactgttttggttttgttctttgaacaaggtgattttcatgcacagttcattttgtgcaccaaacaTATGACTTTTTCTTAAGTttggaaaagaaaacattttatttttcactaaagaagggttcggtgaatgcgcatgtgaaactggtggggttcggtacccccaacaaggttaagaaccactgtgtttcaaatatgcgccacactgtgaacccacaccaaacaagaatgacaaacacatttcgggagaacatctgcaccgtaacacaacataaacacaacagaacaaatacccagaaccccttacacCACTAACttctccgggacgctacaatatacaccccctgctaccccctaGCCCCCTTGCCGCCCACCTTAACCCCGcatcccccaaccccgcccacctcaacctcctcatgccctCTCAGGGAAAgtctgtcccaaattccaagctgctgttttgaggcatgttaaaacaaaataatgcaccttcaataataaatatggcagtgccatgttggcatttttttccataacttgagttgatttattttggaaaaacttgttacattttttaatgcatccagcggggcatcacaacagaattaggcttaaaaatgtgttaattccacgactgtatataacggtatcggttgatattggaatctgtTATTAAGGGGTGGACAATatcgatatcagcaaaaaagccattatcggacatcttaaGTGACAAGTAATCTCAGAGaattagggctgcacgattaatcgaCATCAGATCAACGTAGAGGTTTTTATTAGTGCAATAACATAACCGCCCTCACCGGCATTTGACTGATTGACATGTTCACCAATAAGAATTGTTAAACCTCCTGTTTCTTCGTCTCCCGCTTCCAACAAGGAGAAGGAGGTCTCACTCtttgcatcgctctcagcacctgagcgcgTTTATTTAACGGTAATATTAATTGAATGCAGTGAGCCTTcttttcagtctttcacaaacttTTGTCTCTGTGGGCGAAGGGGGTGACGGCAGTTTTACACACACAGGAAGCACAGACAGACAGTTTCCCAACTCGGGACTCGCTAGTAAGAAGTGCCATAAAGTAACACAAATAGAAAggaaataaatatgattacaaagccaaatgtccttTTCCAGTAGTATGTCAGCTTCAAATAGGATGGGCAACATGAGCCCCTCAACATGATCACGCGATGGAAATGCACTTTAAgattttcaatatttatttaagtaCAAGTTTTGCATGCAGAAATGAGagtccatttatatatatatattttttatttattttggataaaaaaggtatttatttaCCTTTCAATTAAAGTACAATGCTAAACCATTCTACTGTAATTAAAGTTTTTTATCTTTTCGAAAGATTACTTGCTTtattgtacagtacaggccacaattttggacacgccttctcatttcaatgcattttctttattttcatgactatttacattgtagattgtcactgaaggcatcacaactatgacacctgtgaagcctcttgaaactcatcgagagaatgccaagagtgtgcaaaatagTAAAAAGAGCAAAGAGGGGCTATtatgaagaaactaaaatataaaacgtgttttcagttattacacgttgcatcagggcaaggaaaaactcgacccaatgggacaatgagaaaccttggaggggaccgcggaTGTGGGGactatgtgttcattcatagttgtgatgccttcagtgacaatctacaatgaaatagtcatgaaaataaagaaaacacattgaatgagaaggtgtgtccaaacttttggcttgtactgttgATTACATTATAATCACTGTGAAGTTGTTTTAATCAAACAATGTCTTTACTTTAAGAGCATGATGTTGCTCTGAGTATGTCtgcataaaaacaaacatttttaaaagtaaatTATTACATattgagacaagaatatgtttaTCGATCGTCCAAAAGTAACATGTATTTCTGttattttggcagttttatgcaTGTTTCTGTATAAAATTTATCACAAatcgaataaaataaataataaataaataaataatactaaataaataaataaataaataataaatacaaatagaaacaaacatttttaaaagtaatttgttACATattgagacaagaatatgtttaTTGATCGTCTAAAGGTAACATGTCTTTCTGttattttggcagttttatgcaTGTTTCTGTATAAAATATATCACAAatcgaataaaataaataataaataaataaataataataaataaataaaaataaaaacaaacatttttaaaagtaaatTATTACATattgagacaagaatatgtttaTTGATCGTCTAAAGGTAACATGTCTTTCTGttattttggcagttttatgcaTGTTTCTGTATAAAATATATCACAAatcgaataaaataaataataaataaataaataatactaaataaataaataactaataaatacaaataaaacaaacatttttaaaagtaaatTATTACAcattgagacaagaatatgtttaTTGATCGTCTAAAGGTAACATGTCTTTCTGttattttggcagttttatgcaTGTTTCTGTATAAAATATATCACAAATCGAATCGCAATTTTGTCGAGAAAAATTGCAAAGAAGTTTTTTCCCTCAAAATCTTGCAGCCCTACTTGTTTTTAATTTGCTCCCAACTGTTATGTTTCTTCGCCACGCAGGAGAAGGCGGTACCCTGCCTGCTGCGCTTGCGCCAGGCCACCGACCACCGCCTCCAGGCTGCTGTGAGAGAGGCGCTCGCTCTGATTGGCTACACAGATCCAGTCAAAGGCAGGGGAATTCGAGTGCTGGCCATTGATGGAGGGGGGACAAGGTAAACTAATctttggtattttaactttaactgctGTAATTAATTAGCGAGGAGCGATCACGTTACAATCATTCTATGTTGGGACCAAAATCATGCCGTTTCCTTGCCCACGTCTTCCAGTCGTGCCAAAGCAGGGGTTGTGTTCCAGTCTGCTTAccttagcccagtggttctcaaatgggggtacgtgtacccctgggggtacttgaaggtatgccaaggggtacgtgagatttttcagaaatattctaaaaatagcaacaattcaaaaatcctttataaatatatttatttaataatacttcaacaaaatatgaatgtaagttcataaacagtggaaaaaatatacaacaatgcaatattcagtgttgacagctagatttttttgtggacatgttccataaatttgtggacatgttccataaagatttctttttttgtgaagaaatgtttagaatgaagttgatgaatccagatggatctctattacaatccccaaagagggcactttaagtggatgattgcttctatctgtagaaatctttattttgaattgaataacttgtttatttttcaacaagtgtttagttatttttatatctttttatccaaatagttcaagaaagaccactacaaatgagcaatattttgcactgttatacaatttaataaatcagaaactgatgacatagtgtattttacttctttatttatttttttactatctttatctttttcaaccaaaaaggctttgctctgattagggggtacttgaattaaaaaaatattcacagggggtacctcactgaaaaaaggtagagaaccactgacctaactagcttatgcagctatattgacatattgagtcGGTGAgcagctgcatcgcctctgagttggtgaaagttcattctaaaacaatggtaaataaatggtaaatgggttgtacttgtatagcgcttttctaccttcaaggtactcaaagcgctttgacactacttccacattcacccatacattcacacactgatggagggagctgccatgcgaggcgctaaccagcacccatcaggagcaagggtgaagtgtcttgctcaaggacacaacgaacgtgacgaggttggtactaggtggggattgaaccagggaccctcgggttgcgcacggccactgcgccatgccgtccctaatAATGCCACTCACCTGGATAGAAGGATGTGTCAATAAATCGAGCAGATCgtcgaaactgatgacatagtgctgtattttacttatttatcattttttttcaacgaaaaatgctttgctctgattagggggtacttgaattacaaaaatgttcacagggggtatctcactgaaaaaaggttgagaaccactgacctaactagcttatgcagctatattgacatattggtgagcagctgcatcgcctctgagttggtgaaagttaattctaaataatggtaaataaatggtaaatgggttgtagcgcttttctaccttcaaggtactcaaagcgctttgacactacttccacatttacccatacattcacacactgatggagggagctgccatgcaaggcgctaaccagcacccatcagtagcaagggtgaagtgtctttgctcaaggacacaacgaacatgacgagattggtactaggtggggattgaaccagggaccctcgggttgagcacggccactcttccactgcgccacgccgcccctaaTAATGGCATTCACCTGGATAGAaggatgtggcaataaatacatagtgctgtattttacttctttatctctttttttcaaccaaaaatgctttgctctgattagagggtacttgaattaaaaaatgttcacagggggtacatcactgaaaaaaggttgagaacccttGCCATAGCCTACAAAGTTGTTTTTAACGCTTAGTATTTTCCTGACCTACATGTGTggtttttcacatttttcagtCTGCTCCCAGGCTTCATCACATTCGTCCTTTTTTATGAATTTGCCAATCAATTGGCTCAgaggtttttgtaaaaaaaattttgatttttgtttattattgcctTTTTTAGCCAATCACAAACACCATTCCACTGTGGCTGACACTGTATGTATTTTTGGTCACCACGGCTCCACTCAATTAATGATAAACACTTTTGATCCCTGGAgaacgaggctaaacatgttacacatagcaagccaggagcaggcatgctaatatcGAAGCTATACTCCTTACTAGCTTTAAACACCGGCAAGAAATAAATGCTTAGTAAAGTTAAAAAAGTGTAGATGAAACCGCGTTACAGCACAAAGTAACCAGTTATTAATAGGAAATTAACAACTgcagtgcaggccaaaagttaggacacaccttctcatttcaattggtttgctttattttcatgactagattgtcactgaaggcatcgaaactatgacacttgtgaagtgaaaagcCTTTCAGGTGGCTACCTctcgaagctcatggagagaatgccaagagtgtgcaaagcagtaatcagtgcaatgggtggctattttgaagaaactagaacaggggtcgggaacctttttggctgagagagccaagaatccaaatattttaaaatgtatttccgtaagagccatatcattatttttttaacactgaacacaactaaacatgtgcatttttaagtaagaccaacatttctaaagtataataggtctcttattctttgtcataacatttttattctgaagctaactgtggagggggcgtggcctgcgggcctgcagcgaagcagggagttgccaggaccggcctcgaaatcagcgacagttgcgtggaaggcccacctgggccttgttatctaatcgcctgtcgctctgttataagcagcagccaggaggagagacagggttggggctggagccagagtgtgagcaagaacgaaagagaaaaagacaattgctggaaagcaactaagagacttattgaaaaaaacaacaatattgtaacccttgaacagtctctcatgtcggtgcttggtggtctgaagaaccccaaggagggcaagtcccacactaaccaataataaataagtaatttcttaccattaacacaacttcttgaacaggtgcggtacaaaaaaacggatggatggattaaaaatgcacgagaattttttatattttgaacattatttttaacactgtgattataagtggaattattcattacttatcgtgttaagcaatgtcagctcagatttatccgagagccagatgcagtcatcaaaagagccacatctggctctagagccataggttccctacccctgaactagaatataaaacatgttttcagttatttcaccttctcTTTGTTaagtacatgtgttcattcatagttgtgatgccttcagtgacaatctacaatgttaaatagtcatgaaaataaagaaaacttattgAATGAGAAGGTCTGTCCAGACTTTTTTTGCCTGTACTGTAGTTAAATACgtttggtgtgtcagcattgttgcAAATTAGTGGTTTCAATACCAAGGGTAGTACCGGTATTTATTTGATaagttaaatatttttattttgttaaaaatattttagtaaTGTTTTCGTTCATGTTTACAAGCTCAGGGAATAATTTCCTGCACACAgcaggactttgagggcaaacatTTAAATAGGTAGCAGATAGTAATTTTTGCTTTTCTTTAGTTGTTTTGtgctttgttttgctcaaacaattgtatgtaataaaagataaggaactagtttaaatattgtattgattagggatgcaccgattaatcggtaaccgaatatattcggccgaatatggcaaaaaaaagccacattcggccttcggtggaatcaGTTAAAAACAatgccgaatagtggcgtgtgacgcaattttttgacgcggtgacgcaatcaaccaacgtgcagtgacgcggtgacgttgggatatgttgtgtacctgtataagtgtatgaggttacaagcacacacttattgagatttagtggggcctctgtttacattattagcctgttgtgtaggctacctgtataagtgtatgaggtcacaagcacacacttaattgagatttacttgagccttctgtttacattattagcatatctactgtggctaagcagacttttgccaaaaggacaataattcatttgttgtgggtttatccactttaatgcactttattttttttttgaatgcatgttttgtttgaaggcctaatataaatgaaacactttgtgctttttttgaaaagcaaaggctactggaatattaaaaaaatgtcaatattcaataaaaaattactttcttTGAAAAAcgtgtaaatatttattctaggctatttatgcaatatttaaaaaattgtgaaaaacttcattcattattcggtatttggccaagcgtttaaattttattcggcttcggcttcggccacaaatttttatttcaatgcatccctagtattgatgttattataCTGTTAATAAGACTCaccataaatacaaaccccgttttcatatgagttgggaaattgtgttagatgtaaatataaacagaatacaatgatttgcaaatccttttcaacccatattcagttgaatatgctacaaagacaacatatttgatgttcaaactgatcaacatttttttttgtgcaaataatcattaactttagaatttgatgccagcaacacgtgacatagaagttgggaaaggtggcactaaatactgataaagttgatgaatgctcatcaaacacttattgggaccatcccacaggtgtgcaggctaatttggaacaggtgggtgccatgattggctataaaaacagcttcacaaacaatgctcagtctttcacaagaaaggatggggcgagggtcaccaatttgtaagcaaacagtttaagaacaatgtttctcaaagaaaaattgcaagaaaattagggatttcaacatctacgctccataatatcatcaaaaggttcagagaatctggagaaatcactccacgtaagcggcatggccggaaaccaacattgaatgatcgttatcttcgatccctcagatgggactgtatcaaaaaccgacatcaatctctaaaggatatcacacaGTATCCTAATTGGCAGAATAGAACCCTGATGGGAACATCCCTAGTTTTATTggtaaacatcaatcaatcaatcaatgtttacttatatagccctaaatcactacaaTGTTGCTGGTTTCAGAGGATTACTGGCTCTGCAGACTCTTCACAAACTGCAGAACCTGACTGGAAAACGAATCCACCAGCTCTTCGACTACATCTGCGGAGTCAGCACAGGTAAGACGTCATCATCCTGATATGCAGGGAAAAAAAAGGACCCAACGAGTCTCTTCTTTCGCCTTAGGTGCCATCTTGGCGTTCATGCTGGGGATTTTTCAGATCCCCCTCGATGAGTGCGAGCAGATATACAGGAAGTTGGGCTCGGATGTTTTCAAGCAGAATGTTATCGTGGGGGCCGTCAAGATGGGCTGGAGCCATGCTTTCTATGACAGTGAAATATGGGAAAGCATCCTCAAGTTAGATCTTATTccatacaatttttaaaaattcaaaataagaCGTGTACTAAATATATTTCTTTCTTCAGGGAATATGTGGGTGATGGACGCTTGATAGAAAGTGCCAGAGATCCCAACTGTCCCAAAGTAGGCCACACATCCCAGCTGATCCCTCATTTGGTTTTTTGTGGCGTCGCCTCTCAGCATCCGACATTTCCACCAGGTGTCAGCAGTGAGCACAGTCGTGAACCGGGGTCTCCCCCTGAAGGCCTACGTG
This genomic interval carries:
- the pnpla8 gene encoding calcium-independent phospholipase A2-gamma, encoding MSRIRTTLDNVTKAVGSKDLISKFSRHRPVAVDGTHAEKVMSKTHKDPNVLPPPEAAVEEKHTAEGQVEEKPFVAAKKSTSASETSKQTMQLFHPSGLSTSMDETYKTLAQHINIYFGMGEDGDSRPQKHSDPKPQKPADRIPVLSPAAAPKSTEAPPPAESTAPPVPSSTKKGFSHYLSYPRPSVQAFVGNYIAPLVPKFRGDSKSVEKKQLPTASVEEVKTEREEEKADEVKQQQLLAQREKIIARASVDNRTRGLVKGLQRVAEIGLLTSRVEELSFHLLEFPETRGVAIKEKAVPCLLRLRQATDHRLQAAVREALALIGYTDPVKGRGIRVLAIDGGGTRGLLALQTLHKLQNLTGKRIHQLFDYICGVSTGAILAFMLGIFQIPLDECEQIYRKLGSDVFKQNVIVGAVKMGWSHAFYDSEIWESILKEYVGDGRLIESARDPNCPKVSAVSTVVNRGLPLKAYVFRNYRLMPGVRSHYHGDCKYKMWQAIRASSAAPGYFQEFVLEKDLHQDGGLLINNPTALAIHECKCLWPNTPLQCVLSLGTGRHETVGKNGTAYTSLKTKLTNVISSATDTEEVHTMLDALLPPDTYFRFNPYMSEDVPLNENRVDKLNFLMGEGERYLERNDAKLRKAAGVLAQEKGGIQKLAEWAKLKADMYEGPLFSSKL